TCTTTTAAAAGATACCCTCTCCAACCATATTCTTCTCCTAATGCATCAGGTATTGTCATTATACTAGCCACTATGAGGACTATTATATCTCTTCTAAAGAGTATTTTCCCATTAGCAACCAATTTCCCTAAGCTTTCAGTGTTTACCCTACTTTGAATTACACCTATCCCTAACATATATACAATAAAAGAGCATAGGAATACAACTGCTATTGGATAAAATATACTAAATAGCACTGCCTTTTTATTTATTTTTTTAGTAAAAACCTCACAAGTCTTTTTTATATTTTTATACTCTATAATATTAAAAATGAAAGCTAAAATACCTGGAATATACATTATACTAAAGAAAAACTTCTGTCCCACCTTATAATTTATAAACAAAGCTAAAGTTACACACCATGTAATTAATAATACAAATAATATATACAGTCCTATATATTTTTTTCTCTTCACTCAATTCACCTCTAACTCACAAAATCTTCATTTTCAAATACCCTTATAGCAAGTACTATAAATAATAAGCTAATTAGAGTTAACATAATAGAAATAATTTTAATTGATGCTAAATTAAAACCTTGTATATCACTATTAAGAAGACTTGTAAGAATAATTCCTGATACAATGGTAAGTTGAGTTTTCTTATATTTTACTCCTATATATACCGGAAACAAGCTTAAAATTGTAAATACAAGAGAATCCAAAACAATCCAAAATAGACCACTCAAACTTATCATAG
The Clostridium felsineum DSM 794 DNA segment above includes these coding regions:
- a CDS encoding CPBP family intramembrane glutamic endopeptidase, producing MKRKKYIGLYILFVLLITWCVTLALFINYKVGQKFFFSIMYIPGILAFIFNIIEYKNIKKTCEVFTKKINKKAVLFSIFYPIAVVFLCSFIVYMLGIGVIQSRVNTESLGKLVANGKILFRRDIIVLIVASIMTIPDALGEEYGWRGYLLKESTFEFGTTKSVIIVGVVWALYHVPIVFLLAKYSGISNPFLLCLVQGLAAFAFSFPEAYSFYLSGNVLLPVILHAVWNSINVMVLGDIYKNEHGIMSGKLLLINGEGIIGVVLGIILIFVFIRVFKKKEDNCGEKYADQ